The window CTGTGCGGGCCGACGGGCGTGCACGCCAAGGGCGGGAACACGCGCAACCCGAAGAAGCACAGCGGGAAGCTGATCATCCGGCGTCGCGTGTCGAAGCGGTACGGGCAGAAGAAGTAAGACGCCGCGGAGCGGCACGGGACGGTGGTCGGGGACGGTGGTCACGAAGGCACGAAGGGACTGAGGAACGCGCATGGGACGCAGTCTGAAGAAAGGGCCGTACGTCGACGAGGGTCTCTACATGAAGGTGGAGCGGCTGAACGCCTCTCGCCGGAAGGAGGCGATCAAGACGTGGGCGCGCCGGTGCACGATCGTTCCGGAGTTCGTGGGGCACACGTTCAAGGTGCACAACGGGAAGCAGTTCCTGGACGTGTTCGTGACGGAGGACATGGTGGGGCACAAGCTGGGCGAGTTCAGCAGCAGCCGCACGTTCCGCGGGCACACGAACAAGAAGGAAGGCATCGACGCGGGGGCGGGCGCCGGGCCGGCGAAGAAGTAAGGCGGCGGGTGATCAGGGGCGCGGGACCGCGCACAGCAGAAGGACGGTAAGCCGTGAGGATCCGAGGCAACAAACTCAAGGCGGCGCTCGAGCGGGCGGAGATGACCGTGGACCGGGCGGCGGAGGCGCTGGCCGAGCCGGGGTTCGCGAAGGACGACGCGGCGCGCGCGATCCGGAACTGGATGGCGGGTCGCGACCATCCGCGCTGCCGCGCGTCGCGCCTGAAGAAGCTGGCGGGCGTGCTGAAGGTCGACGTGAAGGACCTGGCGGCGTTCACGAGCGAGGTGCGGTACCACCGCGGGAGCCCGCGCAAGGCGGCGCTGTTGGCGACGCTGATCCGCGGGAAGAACGTGGACCAGGCGCTGAACCTGCTGGCGTTCACGACGAAGCGTGCGGCGGTGAACATGCGCAAGTGCCTGAGCGCGGCGGTGTCGGACGCGGAGCAGGCGGAGTGCGACGTGACGCGCCTGTACGTGTCGGAAAGCCGCGTCGATTACGCCGCGGTGATGAAGCGATTCCAGCCGAAGGACCGCGGTCGAGCGCACCCGATCCTGAAGCCCTTGAGCCACATCACGATCTCGGTGGAGGAGCGCCCGTCGAGGGGCTAAGAGCGAACCATGGGACAGAAGACGCATCCATTCGGGCTTCGCCTGGGCATCACCGAGGCGCACAAGAGCAGGTGGTACGCGCCCAAGGCGCTGTACGGGGAGCTGCTCGTCGAGGACGAGAAGATCCGGCGCTGGCTGGACAAGCGTCTGAACCGCAGGCCGCCAAACGCGGCGGTGTCGGACGTGCACATCGAGCGCACGCGCGAGGAACTGAAGATCATCATCAAGACGGCGCGCCCGGGCCTGGTGATCGGCCCCAAGGGGGCCGAGGTCGAGCGGATGACCGAAGAGCTGCAGTACATGACGGGGCGCAAGGTCGCGATCTCGATCATCGAGATCAAGAACGCCGACATGGACGCGAAGCTGGTGGCGGAGAGCGTGGCGGAGCAGCTGTCGAAGCGGTCGAGCTTCCGTCGCGCGGTGAAGATGAAGGCCGAGGCGTGCATGAACGCCGGGGCGCGCGGGTGCAAGATCCGCATCGCCGGGCGTCTGGGCGGGGCGGAGCTGGCGCGGGTGATGGAAGAGAAGCGCGGCTCGCTCCCGCTGTCGACGCTGCAGGCGAACGTGGAGTACGGGGTGGCGGAGGCGCACACGACGTACGGGGTGATCGGGGTGAAGTGCTGGATCTTCAAGGGCAT of the Planctomycetota bacterium genome contains:
- the rpsS gene encoding 30S ribosomal protein S19; translated protein: MGRSLKKGPYVDEGLYMKVERLNASRRKEAIKTWARRCTIVPEFVGHTFKVHNGKQFLDVFVTEDMVGHKLGEFSSSRTFRGHTNKKEGIDAGAGAGPAKK
- the rplV gene encoding 50S ribosomal protein L22, which translates into the protein MRIRGNKLKAALERAEMTVDRAAEALAEPGFAKDDAARAIRNWMAGRDHPRCRASRLKKLAGVLKVDVKDLAAFTSEVRYHRGSPRKAALLATLIRGKNVDQALNLLAFTTKRAAVNMRKCLSAAVSDAEQAECDVTRLYVSESRVDYAAVMKRFQPKDRGRAHPILKPLSHITISVEERPSRG
- the rpsC gene encoding 30S ribosomal protein S3, producing MGQKTHPFGLRLGITEAHKSRWYAPKALYGELLVEDEKIRRWLDKRLNRRPPNAAVSDVHIERTREELKIIIKTARPGLVIGPKGAEVERMTEELQYMTGRKVAISIIEIKNADMDAKLVAESVAEQLSKRSSFRRAVKMKAEACMNAGARGCKIRIAGRLGGAELARVMEEKRGSLPLSTLQANVEYGVAEAHTTYGVIGVKCWIFKGMFTTERTEEESNAAGGRARARGRK